A single window of Nitrospiria bacterium DNA harbors:
- a CDS encoding AAA family ATPase — MKAKNKKFSQQAVVIPEDFEITPDVEHAFSLMEHTRRHIYITGKAGTGKSTLLQYFKENTKREIVVLAPTGVAAINVGGSTIHSFFRFPPRLITEKEVRRVRGKKKLFAALDTIVIDEVSMVRADVMDAIDHSLRLNRLRPNEPFGGVQVICIGDLYQLPPIVEAELQAYLNDTYESPYFFDSKAFKENKFEVIELGKVFRQKDSRFIELLNKVRNNDLGESDLLDLNQRCDPTLGFEKGELTITLTSTNRRALDINLKHLDSLGSKDYAFDAVVTGNYDKHSYPTEERLKLKPGAQVMMVKNDPTKRWVNGSLGVIQKLSQDSITVLVGDSLCTVEPSEWEKFEYEYNRGEGRIEPKVTGSFKQYPIKLAWAITIHKSQGKTFDNVIIDLGYGAFAHGQTYVALSRCRSFEGIRLKNPLRYSDIILDGTVSQFHDMP; from the coding sequence ATGAAAGCAAAAAATAAAAAATTCTCTCAACAGGCTGTGGTTATACCCGAAGATTTTGAAATCACCCCGGATGTTGAACATGCGTTCAGCTTGATGGAACACACGAGACGGCATATCTACATTACCGGGAAGGCCGGGACCGGTAAATCCACGCTTCTTCAATATTTTAAAGAAAATACAAAGCGGGAAATCGTTGTGTTGGCTCCCACAGGCGTGGCCGCCATTAATGTTGGCGGTTCAACAATCCACTCTTTCTTTCGGTTTCCTCCGCGTCTCATAACTGAAAAAGAAGTGAGGAGGGTTCGCGGCAAGAAAAAGCTATTTGCCGCATTAGACACCATTGTCATCGATGAGGTGTCAATGGTGCGGGCAGACGTCATGGATGCCATTGATCACTCTCTGAGATTAAACCGTTTACGGCCAAACGAGCCCTTTGGGGGTGTACAAGTAATCTGTATCGGTGATCTTTATCAGCTTCCACCCATTGTTGAGGCGGAGTTACAGGCGTATCTCAACGACACCTATGAAAGCCCGTACTTCTTTGATTCCAAGGCGTTCAAAGAGAATAAATTTGAAGTGATTGAGCTGGGGAAAGTGTTTCGCCAGAAAGATTCCAGGTTTATCGAGCTGTTAAATAAAGTCCGCAATAATGATCTCGGTGAGTCTGATTTACTCGATCTCAATCAACGGTGCGATCCAACCCTCGGCTTTGAAAAGGGGGAACTGACGATTACGCTTACCAGCACCAATCGACGAGCGTTGGACATCAATTTAAAACATTTGGATTCCTTAGGGTCGAAAGATTATGCTTTTGATGCCGTGGTGACCGGCAATTATGATAAGCACTCTTACCCAACGGAAGAACGGTTGAAGTTAAAACCGGGGGCCCAGGTGATGATGGTCAAGAACGATCCCACTAAACGGTGGGTCAACGGGAGTCTTGGGGTGATTCAAAAGCTTTCACAAGATTCAATTACCGTATTGGTAGGTGATTCCCTTTGTACCGTTGAGCCATCAGAGTGGGAAAAATTTGAGTATGAATATAACAGGGGAGAAGGCCGGATTGAGCCCAAGGTTACCGGTTCCTTCAAACAGTATCCGATCAAGCTTGCTTGGGCGATCACTATCCATAAAAGCCAAGGCAAGACATTTGATAACGTTATTATCGATCTAGGGTACGGTGCGTTTGCACACGGGCAAACCTATGTAGC
- a CDS encoding cold shock domain-containing protein, with product MKLKGTIKKIEARKGSGFILAEDGREFFFHKTHLEGLKFNSLQVGDAIEFEFDEFRGQTTPKAMVTTIVRREIASGK from the coding sequence ATGAAATTAAAGGGCACGATCAAGAAGATAGAAGCTAGGAAGGGTTCGGGATTCATTCTGGCCGAAGATGGTCGGGAATTTTTCTTTCACAAGACCCATCTGGAGGGCCTTAAATTTAACAGCCTGCAGGTAGGCGATGCCATCGAATTTGAATTCGACGAATTTCGCGGCCAGACCACACCCAAGGCGATGGTAACCACAATTGTTAGGAGGGAAATAGCCAGTGGTAAGTGA